The following proteins come from a genomic window of Chelmon rostratus isolate fCheRos1 chromosome 23, fCheRos1.pri, whole genome shotgun sequence:
- the LOC121626856 gene encoding homeobox protein HMX1-like, with protein MLDDKAPRSKLGPPSRGSSFYIENLLGTPYREASAEERVETPGSKVTVHSPVICPGLETKRVDDSEELNWSATSPNPAHCTSRSPPYRDEGTDPVPTSGRDSPTSTGRAEEDGEPEEKGEDSLTDDREEEDARSSCLSRDDSCDTGDVKVARKKKTRTVFSRSQVFQLESTFDLKRYLSSSERAGLAASLQLTETQVKIWFQNRRNKWKRQIAADMEASSAAAAAANYAAQRVVRVPVLYRESVSAPVTLPSLPQVSPPVVGFSSSLSYPLTSHFTHPVSFITPQMTGLV; from the exons ATGCTTGACGATAAAGCGCCGAGATCGAAGCTCGGACCTCCGTCGAGAGGCTCGTCTTTTTACATTGAGAATTTGCTGGGGACTCCCTACAGAGAGGCTTCCGCCGAGGAGCGGGTGGAGACCCCGGGCTCCAAAGTTACCGTCCACAGCCCGGTGATCTGTCCGGGCCTGGAGACAAAGCGTGTGGACGACAGCGAGGAGCTCAACTGGAGTGCGACTTCGCCAAACCCAGCGCACTGCACCTCGAGAA GTCCACCGTACAGGGATGAAGGCACAGACCCCGTGCCGACCAGCGGCCGGGATTCCCCAACTTCAACGGGGCGGGCGGAGGAGGACGGCGAGCCGGAGGAAAAGGGGGAAGACAGTCTGACGGatgacagggaggaggaggacgcgCGCTCCTCCTGCTTGTCACGAGACGACAGCTGTGATACAG gtgACGTGAAAGTGGCGCGAAAGAAGAAGACCCGCACCGTGTTCAGCCGGAGCCAGGTGTTCCAGCTCGAGTCCACTTTCGACCTAAAGCGCTACCTGAGCAGCTCGGAGCGCGCCGGGCTGGCCGCCTCGCTGCAGCTCACCGAGACCCAGGTGAAGATCTGGTTCCAGAACCGCAGGAACAAGTGGAAGAGGCAGATCGCGGCGGACATGGAGGCCAGcagcgccgccgccgccgccgccaacTACGCCGCCCAGAGGGTGGTCAGAGTTCCCGTGCTGTACCGCGAGAGCGTCAGCGCGCCTGTGACGCTGCCCAGCCTGCCTCAGGTGTCGCCACCGGTGGTCGGCTTCTCCAGTTCCCTCAGCTACCCATTGACTTCCCACTTCACCCACCCGGTGTCGTTCATAACGCCACAGATGACTGGACTGGTGTGA